In the genome of Natronorubrum daqingense, the window GTCGTCGAACTGGTAGCCGGGGCCGCCGCGGCCGGTTTCGGTCGGGTCGCCGCCCTGAATCATGAAGCCCTCGATGATGCGATGGAAGGCGACGTCGTCGTACAGCGGCTCGCCGTCGACTTCTTCGCCCGTCTCGGGGTCCTCCCAGGTCTTGCCCCCGGTCGCGAGTCCGACGAAGTTGTCGACCGTGCTCGGCGCGCGCTCGTCGTACAGTTCGACATCGATGTCTCCCTTGTTCGTGTGGAGTGTCGCAGTAACGTCTCCCATACGCA includes:
- a CDS encoding peptidylprolyl isomerase — translated: MGDVTATLHTNKGDIDVELYDERAPSTVDNFVGLATGGKTWEDPETGEEVDGEPLYDDVAFHRIIEGFMIQGGDPTETGRGGPGYQFDDEFHDDLRHDDAGVLSMANSGPNTNGSQFFITLDAQPHLDGRHSVFGKVTDGMDVVEEIGNVDTDANDQPREDVVLESVSVDYE